The Benincasa hispida cultivar B227 chromosome 11, ASM972705v1, whole genome shotgun sequence genome has a segment encoding these proteins:
- the LOC120091370 gene encoding uncharacterized protein LOC120091370, with the protein MLQFFFTVAFSAVPLTLYIPPLRSFNLFVETMEEILRESRTYTNRVYPRARHVWLRVLDCILCSTR; encoded by the coding sequence ATGTTGCAGTTCTTCTTCACCGTCGCTTTCTCCGCCGTACCTCTGACTCTCTACATTCCTCCCCTCCGGAGCTTCAATCTCTTCGTCGAGACCATGGAGGAGATACTTCGCGAGTCAAGAACATACACCAATCGGGTGTATCCTCGAGCTCGGCATGTTTGGTTGAGGGTTTTGGATTGTATTCTTTGCAGCACCAGGTAg